One genomic window of Scylla paramamosain isolate STU-SP2022 chromosome 48, ASM3559412v1, whole genome shotgun sequence includes the following:
- the LOC135095216 gene encoding putative nuclease HARBI1 has protein sequence MRMDVNSFHTLLGKVEPYITKQDTHLRQSICAEARLEATLRFLASGCSYTALQYSTRISKQSLSLIIPETCKAIYTALRDDYLKTLTTPEEWMTVAHGFQRRWNFPNCLGAIDGKHVSIRAPRDSGSYFYNYKGNHSIVLLAICDANCEFIYADIGTNDRVSDGGVWDKCSVSSLIQNNTAGLPEDAILGSSSLPFPYVFVADDAFPLQRHIMKPFSYRSQDTRERIFSYRLSRARRTVENAFGILANRFRVFHSPIDLPPSKIEYIVLACTSLHNFLIRDHVRHYTPEGSLDVEDLSVGQIIPGTWRQTPELPGTQRVICNDMADGKSVREQFMDYFNGVGSVSWQHLYIGEEG, from the exons ATGAGAATGGATGTAAATAGTTTCCACACACTCCTAGGAAAAGTGGAAccatacataacaaaacaagATACCCACTTGAGGCAGAGCATATGTGCAGAGGCTCGTCTGGAAGCAACCCTCAGATTCTTAGCATCTGGATGTTCATACACAGCACTGCAATACTCCACCAGGATATCCAAGCAGAGTTTGTCTCTCATCATACCGGAAACATGCAAAGCAATATACACAGCTCTCAGAGATGATTACTTGAAG ACACTTACAACACCAGAGGAGTGGATGACTGTGGCACATGGATTTCAGAGAAGATGGAATTTCCCAAACTGTTTGGGAGCTATTGACGGGAAGCATGTGTCGATAAGAGCTCCACGTGATAGTGGTTCATATTTTTACAACTACAAAGGCAACCACAGCATTGTACTTCTTGCCATATGTGACGCAAATTGTGAATTTATATATGCGGACATAGGCACAAATGATAGAGTATCagatggtggtgtgtgggacAAGTGTTCTGTCAGTAGTCTCATACAAAATAATACTGCTGGTTTGCCAGAAGATGCAATTCTTGGAAGTAGTAGTCTGCCATTTCCATATGTTTTTGTGGCAGATGATGCATTTCCATTGCAGCGACACATTATGAAACCTTTTTCATATAGGAGTCAGGATACAAGAGAGCGCATTTTCTCATACCGGCTCTCTAGGGCAAGGCGAACCGTGGAAAATGCATTTGGTATTTTGGCCAATAGATTTCGTGTGTTTCACTCACCAATTGATCTACCTCCATCAAAGATTGAATATATTGTTTTAGCATGCACCTCTTTGCATAACTTTCTCATAAGAGACCATGTGAGACACTACACGCCGGAAGGATCTTTAGATGTTGAAGATCTGTCAGTAGGACAAATTATTCCTGGAACATGGCGACAAACTCCTGAGTTACCAGGAACACAGAGAGTAATCTGTAATGACATGGCTGATGGTAAGAGTGTGCGTGAACAGTTTATGGATTACTTTAATGGTGTAGGGTCAGTATCATGGCAACACTTGTACATAGGTGAAGAGGGTTAA